In the genome of Flavobacterium panacagri, one region contains:
- a CDS encoding phytanoyl-CoA dioxygenase family protein, with translation MPWSSLEQLWKRAIDPKNADSNDANWDQTIKTLYDIGISMEDALRFLYFEKPDFKTFKIWIENRKRNAVYATSDLIENVLSEKDLEFWDQNGYVVVKNVISKKDCDDTQKAIWEYLKMDPNKKESWYNQHENQRGLMLNFSDHETLNRNRFSPKIKKAYEQLYKTKNIYKTIDKVSFNPPETAHFTFMGSPLHWDMSLKKPLTFGLQGLLYLTDCGSNDGAFHCVPGFHNQINQWLDELEPHENPRTKALQTLKAKPIIGNAGDFIIWHNALPHCATPNKGENPRMVQYLTYLPNNYNAAGEWV, from the coding sequence ATGCCTTGGAGTTCCCTTGAACAATTATGGAAGCGTGCAATAGACCCTAAAAATGCTGATTCAAATGATGCAAACTGGGATCAAACTATTAAAACCTTATATGATATAGGCATCAGTATGGAGGACGCTTTACGTTTCTTATATTTCGAAAAACCTGATTTTAAAACCTTTAAAATATGGATCGAAAACAGAAAACGAAACGCAGTTTATGCGACCAGCGATTTAATCGAAAATGTTTTATCAGAAAAAGATCTTGAATTCTGGGATCAAAATGGTTATGTCGTTGTCAAAAATGTTATTTCAAAAAAAGATTGTGATGACACACAAAAAGCCATTTGGGAATACCTGAAAATGGATCCAAATAAAAAAGAAAGCTGGTATAACCAGCATGAAAACCAAAGAGGCCTCATGCTTAATTTTTCTGACCATGAAACTTTAAACCGTAACCGTTTTTCTCCTAAGATAAAAAAGGCATACGAACAGCTTTATAAAACTAAAAATATCTACAAAACAATAGATAAAGTAAGTTTTAATCCGCCTGAAACAGCTCATTTTACTTTTATGGGAAGTCCGCTTCATTGGGATATGAGTTTAAAAAAACCTCTTACTTTTGGGCTTCAAGGACTGCTATATTTAACCGACTGTGGCTCAAATGATGGTGCATTTCACTGTGTACCAGGATTTCATAACCAAATTAATCAATGGCTCGACGAGTTAGAACCCCATGAAAATCCAAGAACTAAAGCATTACAAACTTTAAAAGCAAAACCAATAATTGGTAATGCTGGAGATTTTATCATTTGGCACAATGCTCTACCACACTGTGCAACACCCAATAAGGGAGAAAATCCAAGAATGGTGCAGTATCTTACTTATCTTCCAAATAATTATAATGCTGCTGGAGAATGGGTTTAA
- a CDS encoding 3'-5' exonuclease, protein MKTTDKIIIIDLEATCWQGAVPKGQQNEIIEIGLAVLDTETGAISQNKGILIKPQRSSVSPFCTELTTITPDLLDKNGVSFEEAVDLLIDEYNPDLYTWASYGQYDLNMLTKQCKSFGIPYPMGEEHINVKEHFAEKFGLKRSTGMNGALQLLNIPLEGTHHRGIDDAKNIAKILHWCLKN, encoded by the coding sequence ATGAAAACTACAGATAAAATCATTATTATTGATTTAGAAGCCACATGCTGGCAGGGCGCAGTCCCGAAAGGCCAGCAAAACGAAATCATCGAAATTGGATTAGCGGTTTTGGATACAGAAACAGGAGCAATCAGCCAGAATAAAGGCATTTTAATCAAGCCACAGCGTTCCAGTGTGAGTCCGTTTTGTACAGAACTGACAACTATTACTCCCGATTTACTGGACAAAAACGGAGTTTCTTTTGAAGAAGCCGTAGATTTATTAATCGACGAATACAATCCGGATTTGTACACTTGGGCAAGTTACGGTCAATACGATTTGAATATGCTAACGAAGCAATGTAAATCGTTTGGTATTCCCTATCCGATGGGAGAGGAACATATCAATGTAAAAGAACATTTTGCCGAAAAGTTTGGCTTAAAGAGATCGACAGGAATGAATGGCGCTTTGCAATTATTGAATATTCCACTGGAAGGAACACACCACCGTGGCATTGACGATGCTAAAAACATCGCTAAGATCTTGCATTGGTGTCTGAAGAATTAA
- a CDS encoding slipin family protein yields MIKKINIAAYQAGLVFENRKLVKVLEEGLHWIFGNKNVLIYDMNAVFQAPFELNILLENEVLASMLEIVEVADNEIVLQFVNGNFKEVLTPGRYAFWKGIVKNEFTKADLSKIEITEDIKVNLLENVKMRYFVRKFVVASNDKALLFVNGTFVKELKSGTHYFWNNAITIEVKTIDMRQQQVEISGQELLTKDKAGLRINFFVRYQVVDIMKALIENKDFEKQLYVAMQLALRAFIGGLTLDELLNKKDAIAEEILAEVASKIENLGLKISDAGIRDVILPGDMKEIMNQVLVAEKKAQANSIMRREETASTRSLLNTAKLMEENEMLWKLKEMEYVEKIADKIGEITISGGGNVIGQLKEIFVK; encoded by the coding sequence ATGATAAAGAAAATTAATATCGCAGCATACCAAGCGGGCTTGGTCTTCGAGAACAGAAAATTAGTGAAAGTATTAGAAGAAGGTTTACACTGGATTTTTGGAAACAAAAATGTGTTAATCTACGATATGAATGCCGTTTTTCAGGCTCCATTTGAATTGAATATTTTATTGGAGAATGAAGTTTTGGCTTCAATGCTTGAAATTGTTGAGGTTGCCGATAACGAAATTGTATTACAGTTCGTGAACGGAAACTTTAAAGAAGTTTTAACTCCAGGAAGATATGCTTTCTGGAAAGGAATTGTGAAAAATGAATTCACAAAAGCTGATTTGTCAAAAATCGAAATCACAGAAGACATTAAGGTAAACTTATTGGAAAATGTAAAAATGAGATATTTCGTAAGAAAGTTTGTGGTAGCAAGCAATGATAAAGCATTGTTGTTTGTAAACGGAACTTTTGTAAAAGAGTTGAAATCTGGAACGCATTACTTCTGGAACAACGCGATTACAATCGAAGTAAAAACAATCGATATGAGACAACAGCAAGTTGAAATATCAGGTCAGGAATTGTTGACTAAAGATAAAGCAGGATTGAGAATCAATTTCTTTGTGAGATACCAAGTGGTTGATATCATGAAAGCTTTGATAGAAAACAAGGACTTTGAAAAGCAATTGTATGTAGCAATGCAATTGGCTTTAAGAGCTTTTATCGGAGGTTTGACCTTGGATGAATTGTTAAACAAAAAAGATGCTATTGCCGAAGAAATTTTGGCAGAAGTGGCTTCAAAAATTGAAAACTTAGGTTTGAAAATTTCAGATGCCGGAATAAGAGATGTAATTCTTCCAGGTGATATGAAAGAAATCATGAATCAGGTTTTGGTTGCAGAGAAAAAAGCACAGGCGAACAGCATCATGAGAAGAGAAGAAACTGCTTCAACAAGAAGTTTATTAAACACAGCAAAGCTGATGGAAGAAAACGAAATGTTGTGGAAGTTGAAAGAGATGGAATACGTGGAAAAAATCGCAGATAAGATTGGTGAAATCACTATATCCGGCGGTGGAAACGTAATTGGTCAATTGAAAGAAATCTTCGTAAAGTAA
- a CDS encoding DUF1569 domain-containing protein codes for MKTIFDAKTVAELVSRINSLQTTSKAQWGKMDAYQMLKHCTLSEEMFLGKKLYKRLFIGKLFGGLALKGILKNEDPIKKNQPTHPEMKVTGTGNFENERTKWIELLQAYATFSNYKFIHPFFGKMTTEQIGNYVYKHTDHHLRQFGH; via the coding sequence ATGAAAACAATATTTGACGCCAAAACCGTTGCGGAATTAGTAAGCAGAATAAATTCATTACAAACAACCAGTAAAGCCCAATGGGGAAAAATGGATGCTTACCAAATGCTGAAACATTGCACATTGAGCGAAGAAATGTTTCTGGGCAAGAAATTGTATAAGCGTTTATTTATTGGCAAATTATTTGGAGGTTTGGCTTTAAAAGGCATTCTAAAAAACGAAGACCCAATAAAAAAAAATCAGCCCACACATCCCGAAATGAAAGTTACAGGTACAGGAAATTTTGAAAACGAACGAACCAAATGGATTGAACTTTTGCAGGCTTATGCAACGTTCTCCAACTACAAATTCATTCATCCGTTTTTCGGAAAAATGACAACAGAACAAATTGGGAATTATGTTTACAAACATACCGATCATCATTTAAGACAGTTCGGTCATTAA
- a CDS encoding Crp/Fnr family transcriptional regulator encodes MIEQHFLKNIFKVNDFSNEELETIISKFKQVTFSQNDYLLNEGKTENHYWFIESGFVRSYVVDTKGNDITTNFYTVGDIVIDWTSFFLRNPTRENIQALTDCVCWQLDFETFQQLFHSIQSFREQGRTTLVNSYFLLKKQSVSMIADQAKERYIKLVKEKPHIVQNISLKYIATYLGITDTSLSRIRKEISGK; translated from the coding sequence ATGATAGAACAACATTTTTTGAAAAATATTTTTAAAGTGAATGACTTTTCAAACGAAGAGTTGGAAACGATTATTTCTAAATTCAAACAAGTAACTTTTTCACAGAATGATTATCTGTTAAACGAAGGAAAAACCGAAAATCATTATTGGTTTATTGAAAGTGGTTTTGTGCGTTCTTATGTGGTAGATACAAAAGGCAATGACATTACCACAAATTTCTATACCGTTGGAGATATTGTTATCGACTGGACTTCTTTTTTTCTTAGAAACCCAACTAGAGAAAACATTCAGGCTTTAACAGATTGTGTGTGCTGGCAGTTAGACTTTGAAACTTTTCAGCAACTTTTTCACAGTATACAAAGTTTTAGAGAACAAGGACGAACCACACTCGTAAACAGTTATTTTTTATTGAAAAAGCAAAGTGTATCTATGATTGCAGATCAAGCCAAAGAGAGATACATAAAGCTTGTAAAAGAAAAACCACATATTGTCCAAAATATTTCCCTAAAATATATTGCTACCTATTTGGGTATTACTGACACTTCATTAAGTCGTATTCGAAAAGAAATTTCAGGCAAATAG
- a CDS encoding DUF7737 domain-containing protein — translation MFLPFTDDNPKSAEVISKVLLFVKDNEIQAPTILGQIDKTYV, via the coding sequence TTGTTCCTTCCATTTACAGATGATAATCCAAAATCGGCTGAGGTAATTTCTAAAGTTTTGTTGTTTGTCAAAGACAATGAAATTCAGGCCCCGACTATTTTGGGGCAGATTGATAAGACGTACGTTTAA
- a CDS encoding SWIM zinc finger family protein — translation MTDLQYNYKGVSTYSKTKGVNNLVLAHQTEIEEVNNIPCFFWGSLTDPYVTAKCWSTIAKVVRSSFGPIPPSLRDPIVSAGSERLRFEGFSSCNGVYVRLDMKPEAVDGEFIANGTTNVDFNDPMLNALNAIQKNEKVTLAVGQQDVQVITSKAKVVEKKVTLPMRWIKGLTSVQLYLADMDLKFELNKIQTIQLFQSLPKGNVKGDFFITKRAGKFMFSTLATPDGVRIGGVQRLRLLEGILAIVDKIFIYESDDKQTCAIVCEFGKMQLLMAFSPDSYRGFSGEGNVLETMTENLPIEWVYGLNSLLKSNEMFDPTMLSIENDIDFGTMDNLTSNLSSMGLLGYDLSEKAHFYRRLPFKTERILSLNPRLKNAKKLIDNEEVEITERKANYIEAKVKGSGVVHKVIIDNELQRCTCDWFTAYQGKRGICKHILAVKMTIS, via the coding sequence ATGACAGATTTACAATATAATTATAAAGGAGTTTCGACTTATAGCAAAACAAAAGGTGTCAATAATTTGGTTTTGGCACATCAAACCGAAATTGAAGAAGTCAATAATATTCCGTGTTTTTTCTGGGGAAGTCTTACAGATCCTTATGTAACGGCAAAATGCTGGAGTACGATTGCTAAAGTCGTTCGTTCAAGTTTTGGGCCGATTCCGCCAAGCCTTCGTGACCCAATTGTTTCTGCCGGATCAGAGAGACTTCGTTTTGAAGGATTTTCGTCCTGCAACGGAGTTTATGTTAGACTGGATATGAAACCTGAAGCTGTTGATGGCGAATTTATAGCAAACGGAACTACCAATGTAGATTTTAACGATCCAATGCTGAATGCACTGAATGCCATTCAGAAAAATGAAAAAGTAACCCTTGCCGTTGGTCAGCAGGACGTTCAGGTGATTACCAGCAAAGCAAAAGTAGTCGAGAAAAAAGTAACGTTACCCATGCGCTGGATAAAAGGCTTAACAAGTGTTCAGCTCTATCTGGCTGATATGGATTTGAAATTCGAACTCAATAAAATTCAAACGATTCAGCTATTTCAAAGTTTGCCAAAAGGAAATGTAAAAGGTGATTTCTTTATAACCAAAAGAGCCGGAAAATTTATGTTTTCGACTTTAGCTACACCAGACGGAGTTAGAATTGGCGGAGTACAAAGACTACGTTTGTTAGAAGGAATTTTGGCGATTGTCGATAAGATTTTTATTTACGAATCTGATGATAAACAAACCTGTGCGATTGTTTGTGAGTTTGGGAAAATGCAGTTACTGATGGCTTTTTCTCCAGATTCCTACCGAGGATTTTCGGGTGAAGGAAATGTATTGGAAACCATGACTGAAAATTTACCAATAGAATGGGTTTATGGTTTAAACAGTTTATTAAAATCAAATGAAATGTTTGATCCAACCATGCTTTCTATAGAAAATGATATTGATTTTGGAACTATGGATAACTTAACTTCTAATTTATCTTCAATGGGATTATTAGGATATGATTTAAGTGAAAAAGCCCATTTTTATCGACGTCTTCCGTTTAAAACAGAACGTATTTTGTCTTTGAACCCAAGACTTAAAAATGCCAAAAAACTGATTGATAACGAAGAAGTAGAAATAACAGAACGAAAAGCCAATTATATTGAAGCCAAAGTAAAAGGTTCAGGCGTAGTGCATAAAGTGATTATTGACAATGAGTTGCAAAGATGTACCTGTGACTGGTTTACGGCTTATCAGGGAAAACGCGGAATCTGCAAACATATATTAGCAGTAAAAATGACGATTTCTTAG
- a CDS encoding DUF6493 family protein, producing the protein MKKRLKYIEGNSDKFWEINVTGFEFMVTYGKNGTSGTSQTKSFGTDEECLRVAEKLLNEKIKKGYSESGEVTVVAKPKTAKEANSVAVLQEYDDIIKGKDIKLLLPFLKENSKGNIEALKKHIKKNKRYWTQYIDLSKEPEFLRKNKTNNNWGSSWGTRGDFLQKEIITLSGIALFDKTDINSWDEALQLLDEADNKPYVLEVLQWAKPNWLETFILEKVRRSDWLSFSYYILRQFEELGLMQFNSELYALCLANTNEWRARVKSRAFIAKVLEDKKAYQRDIPEMFNYETILHTISFRDNDKQKHDEFSTWAIIYKELLDQKKMDRAFFFENAIQIQTKEWNNNLKSFFRKRIEEFNSTEDELVAFQENIFSFLHNAYAPITSYGIELIKKIYSHPKFKTKSFLEWLEPMMMRSDCKAGIKSVLPILEKISKANPKLNNQIASVIADIFVIADLTLQERASKVLVKIGLTKDKALKEKLSSYVTLMQGNIKSGLSQFMDEGSLIADDTGFEEYQFKAKKELLLTEEVTLPKDWNEILFQFGNFIGSEEALDTEILMNTYIQQRDLFPEDYNSQLQPYEKQLQKHYFESNHKNVMKSFLSQKIANINAGFDSRFKHYSKINTNLLIKPLLEKVQQKIDLNSKLPLLSFPSHKPYWVAPKVLLERVIAYQKTNEEIDNLDLAIAIARMPRENVEEAIPLLDQIEGELKPLLSFALGREDKLTIDSVSLVSKLLATLGKTTKETGMLSLWAVVARTFYPDSTFAEFENTYLKEVPFVVSPFVPEIRMKEQWNEWRNYQTKEKERSASWYELRFDMPNYTKIPNYLIYSQDIYTRSNSWDYCLNYAGNTNYWHSLTPQNSDALAVTLLNNCRVTDGSKPELKGFLDVMNRPEFRFSENSMMLFATCFFQEKKDLRLFASETLINLIEKQIVDIKKLAEKTAFLASEKYGAFSRLTDGIIMLKDISLLHNSALFQFFDVFFARLDVKDKLPTNFKKMVENYVDVLIKVNQKPSEKAIAFFEKWKDNASLKSLIKQILK; encoded by the coding sequence ATGAAAAAAAGACTTAAATATATTGAAGGTAATTCAGATAAGTTCTGGGAAATAAATGTTACCGGATTTGAATTTATGGTAACTTATGGTAAAAACGGAACGTCTGGAACTTCACAGACCAAGAGTTTTGGTACTGATGAAGAATGCTTAAGAGTAGCCGAAAAATTATTAAATGAAAAAATAAAAAAAGGATATTCTGAAAGTGGGGAAGTTACTGTTGTTGCTAAACCTAAAACGGCTAAAGAAGCTAATTCTGTTGCCGTTTTACAGGAGTACGACGATATTATTAAAGGAAAAGATATCAAGCTGTTGTTGCCTTTCTTAAAAGAAAATTCAAAAGGAAATATTGAAGCTTTAAAGAAACACATTAAGAAAAATAAAAGATATTGGACACAATACATCGATTTGTCTAAAGAACCTGAATTTCTCAGAAAGAACAAAACCAATAACAATTGGGGATCTTCATGGGGAACGAGAGGAGATTTTTTACAAAAAGAAATCATCACGTTAAGCGGTATTGCCTTATTTGACAAAACCGATATTAATTCGTGGGATGAAGCGCTTCAATTGTTAGATGAGGCGGATAACAAACCTTATGTATTAGAAGTTCTTCAATGGGCAAAACCAAACTGGCTGGAAACTTTTATTCTCGAAAAAGTGAGAAGATCAGACTGGTTGAGTTTTAGCTATTATATTCTACGTCAATTTGAAGAATTGGGTCTGATGCAGTTCAATTCAGAATTGTATGCGTTATGTCTTGCCAATACTAACGAATGGCGTGCTAGAGTCAAATCGAGAGCTTTTATCGCAAAAGTTTTAGAAGATAAAAAAGCGTATCAAAGAGATATTCCAGAGATGTTTAATTATGAAACTATTCTTCATACGATTTCGTTTCGGGATAATGACAAGCAAAAACATGATGAGTTTAGTACTTGGGCAATTATTTACAAAGAATTATTAGATCAGAAAAAAATGGATCGTGCTTTCTTTTTTGAGAATGCCATTCAGATTCAAACCAAGGAATGGAATAACAACCTTAAATCTTTTTTCAGAAAAAGAATCGAAGAGTTTAATTCGACAGAAGATGAACTGGTTGCTTTTCAGGAAAATATATTTTCGTTTTTACACAATGCCTATGCACCTATTACGAGTTACGGAATCGAATTGATAAAGAAAATCTACAGTCATCCTAAATTCAAAACCAAATCATTTTTAGAATGGCTGGAGCCAATGATGATGAGAAGTGATTGTAAAGCAGGAATAAAAAGCGTATTGCCAATTTTAGAAAAAATAAGCAAAGCCAATCCGAAATTAAACAATCAAATTGCTTCAGTCATTGCTGATATTTTTGTAATTGCCGATTTAACTTTACAAGAACGAGCAAGCAAAGTCCTTGTAAAAATTGGTTTGACAAAAGATAAAGCATTGAAAGAAAAATTGAGTTCATACGTGACTTTAATGCAGGGAAATATCAAATCTGGGTTAAGTCAGTTTATGGATGAAGGTTCATTGATTGCTGATGATACTGGTTTTGAAGAATACCAATTCAAAGCAAAAAAAGAATTGTTGCTGACAGAAGAAGTAACATTGCCAAAGGACTGGAATGAAATTTTGTTTCAGTTTGGAAATTTCATCGGCTCTGAGGAAGCTCTTGATACCGAAATCCTGATGAATACCTATATTCAGCAGAGAGATTTATTTCCCGAAGATTATAACTCACAGTTACAGCCTTACGAAAAACAGCTTCAAAAGCATTATTTTGAATCGAATCACAAAAATGTGATGAAGTCGTTTTTATCCCAAAAAATCGCAAATATTAATGCTGGATTTGACAGTCGATTTAAACATTATTCAAAAATAAATACCAATCTTTTAATCAAACCTTTATTGGAAAAAGTACAGCAAAAAATAGACTTAAATTCTAAGTTGCCATTGCTTTCTTTTCCAAGTCATAAACCGTATTGGGTGGCGCCCAAAGTTTTGTTAGAAAGGGTGATTGCTTATCAAAAAACAAATGAAGAGATTGATAATCTGGATTTGGCGATTGCGATTGCCAGAATGCCAAGAGAAAATGTAGAAGAAGCTATTCCGTTATTAGATCAGATTGAAGGCGAATTGAAACCGCTTTTATCATTTGCTTTAGGTAGAGAAGACAAACTAACGATTGATTCCGTTTCGTTGGTTTCAAAACTATTGGCAACATTAGGTAAAACCACCAAAGAAACCGGAATGCTGTCTTTATGGGCGGTTGTAGCGAGAACATTTTATCCAGACAGTACATTTGCAGAATTTGAGAATACCTATTTAAAAGAAGTTCCATTTGTGGTTTCTCCATTTGTGCCCGAGATAAGAATGAAAGAACAATGGAATGAGTGGAGAAACTATCAAACGAAAGAAAAAGAAAGATCAGCATCTTGGTACGAACTGCGTTTTGATATGCCCAACTATACCAAAATTCCAAATTATCTCATTTACAGTCAGGATATTTATACGAGATCAAACAGTTGGGATTACTGTTTAAATTATGCCGGAAACACCAATTATTGGCACAGTTTGACTCCGCAAAATTCAGATGCATTAGCAGTGACATTGTTGAATAATTGTAGAGTGACAGACGGTTCAAAACCTGAATTAAAAGGTTTTCTGGATGTAATGAACAGACCCGAATTTAGGTTTTCTGAAAACAGTATGATGTTGTTTGCCACCTGTTTTTTCCAGGAGAAAAAAGATTTAAGATTATTTGCTTCTGAAACTTTGATTAACCTGATTGAAAAACAAATTGTTGATATTAAAAAATTGGCTGAAAAAACAGCATTTCTAGCCTCTGAGAAATATGGTGCTTTTTCAAGATTAACAGATGGAATAATTATGCTGAAAGATATTTCTTTATTGCACAATAGTGCTTTGTTCCAGTTTTTTGATGTCTTTTTTGCCCGTTTGGATGTTAAAGATAAGCTTCCGACAAATTTCAAGAAAATGGTCGAAAATTATGTTGATGTTTTAATTAAAGTCAATCAAAAGCCATCAGAAAAAGCCATTGCCTTTTTTGAAAAATGGAAAGATAATGCATCGCTTAAATCATTGATTAAGCAAATTTTAAAATAA
- a CDS encoding immunity 51 family protein, with protein sequence MNLIAQLNEWYELDEHNQIIHTLEGMPEKELTFELKGHLGRAYNNDSAYDKALKILLSESEKGAEDALWNFRVGYAYYCQYKQDKALPYFKKSALLGDNTAKSWVNSCEKDLESASSLTSNMFLNNMDTNNFNESIKPFFWVEHGKSVSVCLNVGQYKIEIFQSREEEGFEGNGYDWGSLATVFLEEQKPELREVVKLDPEGSMFCAYSSDADALKKFILSFKEACENDSLIRDLFSRAELD encoded by the coding sequence ATGAACCTTATAGCGCAATTAAATGAATGGTATGAATTGGACGAACACAATCAAATAATTCATACCCTTGAAGGAATGCCCGAAAAAGAATTAACTTTTGAATTAAAAGGTCATTTAGGACGAGCCTATAACAATGATTCAGCGTATGACAAAGCTCTTAAAATCCTTTTATCAGAAAGTGAAAAAGGAGCAGAAGATGCATTGTGGAATTTCCGTGTAGGTTATGCTTATTATTGCCAATACAAACAAGACAAAGCCCTTCCTTATTTTAAAAAGAGTGCCTTATTAGGAGATAATACGGCAAAAAGCTGGGTAAATTCCTGTGAAAAAGATTTGGAATCTGCCTCGTCTCTTACATCAAATATGTTCCTGAACAATATGGACACTAATAACTTTAACGAATCAATTAAACCATTCTTTTGGGTCGAACACGGAAAAAGTGTTTCGGTATGTTTAAATGTAGGGCAATATAAAATTGAAATTTTCCAATCAAGAGAAGAAGAAGGTTTTGAAGGAAACGGTTATGATTGGGGTTCACTAGCAACTGTATTTTTAGAAGAACAAAAACCCGAATTAAGGGAAGTAGTTAAATTAGACCCTGAAGGAAGTATGTTTTGCGCTTATTCCTCAGATGCAGATGCACTAAAAAAGTTCATTCTATCTTTTAAAGAAGCATGTGAAAATGACAGTTTAATTCGTGATTTATTTTCACGTGCTGAATTAGATTAA